Sequence from the Populus nigra chromosome 17, ddPopNigr1.1, whole genome shotgun sequence genome:
AACTGATCCCGAGAATTTTGAACTGGAATTCTTGGGGACGAGAAGGAGAAATGGTAGAAGGCCCCAACATGAAGCCAAGGGTTCAAATTATAGCTCATCTCCTAAGGTTGCGACGAGTTCAAAATCGAGCAATACAGCTGTCCATGTATCTCCAAAACCCACCCCATGTTTAACAAGTTGTTCATCTAGTCTGAAAAGGGCAATCCGATTGAACTCTGGATGTTTGGGTATTACAACTCATTCTGATGCAACAGACGACAGATTATTTTTTGGTAAGACGTGAATTCTGTTCTGACCCTCTCAAATCAAATTCCTCAAGGACTCATTTTAGGGAAGGGCAGACCCAACATGCACAGAATTTGTCAAGTGTTGACCTAGAAATTTAAGGAACTTTGAAAACGAATCTAAGGAGCTCCATCTGTGATTTGTCGATGTTTGGAATCTGTATCTTTAAAGGATAGAAACTCTCTGTCCAGAAGGAGCTTTCCATGTGTGGTTTGTCGTACACTTGCATTTAAATCCAAAAGATTCGCTAGGTTATGATTTTATCCCCTTTGACATGAGGTCATAATCAGATCTGCTCCCCATGGAAAAAGGATAGAATGTTCCCACTACACAACTGGTTGTTACGCAATTCTAAGGTTTCAAACTCAAGAATATTCATACCCCTAGTCTGTGAGGTGCTTCAATGTAGATTGTACACAAATGCATGAAGCCATTTGTTCCAACAATAGGGAAACAGGGaagcagattttttttttattctcaccATGAAGcataattttacaaatttcataacattttttaattagctTTTCTTCAACAGGTTCTGGAGACAGTAAAAGATCTTCTGATGAAACAGATAGGCGTTCTACATATAAACCATGGATGTCCTTCCTCAATGAGAACTATCCAATTACTTCATCAATTTATAGTAATTCAAAGCCACTAGTGTATGTAAGTGACTAACCCAAGagagttttctgttttctatcTATGCTTCCTGATACCATGGATTACTAGCTTTCAGATGGTTGATGACATGGTGTTTCTCGCTTGATGTAGGTGAATCAGCAGGATACTTCCTACAGCAAAAGCTTACTGTTGTTTGTTAAGGACTTAGGGCCAACTGCCCAAATGGTTGCTAGACGCAAGTTAAATGGATGGTTGAACACTGCTGCCAATTTTTCAACTCCAGGTTTAAACTTTTGGCTCCAGGCTCCAAACTGTCAAAATTTTGCAGCATCAGCCTCTGCTCAGTATCCACCTACTTTTGATGTTCCACCCTCTGCTGCCTGCCAAAATATAAGCCAAGGTGAAAGAATAGACATGTTTGATGCCGATAAAGGAGGCAGAGCTTATGCTGGTAACAAATTGAGCTTGCATGGAACTTCAAGTGAAGTTGCGCCAAACCATAATTGTTACAGTATCTTTGGCGCCATTAAAAGTGAAGTTTCGTTTGCTAATGAAATGGATGTTGCCAATGTCTCAAAGAATGAAAAGCCTCACCAAAGCCAAAACAGAGGCCTTCAACAAGGTTCACATTCATATGTCACTGATGCTAGAGATCTGAATCTTTTAACTGCTGATTTAAGTATAAATGATGACGATTCAGCAATGTGGAAAGTGGGGAAAAGCATGGATAACAAACCACAATCATTGGATTTAGGTTTCAAGGACTCTGAGTCAAATGCTTTGGAAAGCAGGTTGAGTGAAAGTAACAGTTTTTCACCATCTTCATGGCCATTAAAAACCACAGGCATGTCAAGTTTTAATCGAAATATGGGCAATACACGTAGTGGCAGTACACGTATTCTAAGTACTCAATGTCGAGGTGGTGATCAAGCCTTTTCTACTCAAGGTCCAAGCCATGGAC
This genomic interval carries:
- the LOC133676799 gene encoding uncharacterized protein LOC133676799, which translates into the protein MKRGRMLREGDRRSPRISALDLWKAQPPRRTTVAKKTRLTRSIASTSTSTAAEVQDKELDQQNENQTEGPACTTRAKKKRKLKPPRDVASTPNSQQEPKSSDASDDREISYEDHPISSDEPILQNKDSPKQKGQADSPDQPSSSPCTSWVPEKRILEHIIDILQRRDTHEIFAEPVDPNEVEEYYEIIKEPMDFGTMRAKLHEGMYKSLEQFEHDVFLISGNAMHFNSSSTIYFRQARAIDELAKKVFHVLRTDPENFELEFLGTRRRNGRRPQHEAKGSNYSSSPKVATSSKSSNTAVHVSPKPTPCLTSCSSSLKRAIRLNSGCLGITTHSDATDDRLFFGSGDSKRSSDETDRRSTYKPWMSFLNENYPITSSIYSNSKPLVYVNQQDTSYSKSLLLFVKDLGPTAQMVARRKLNGWLNTAANFSTPGLNFWLQAPNCQNFAASASAQYPPTFDVPPSAACQNISQGERIDMFDADKGGRAYAGNKLSLHGTSSEVAPNHNCYSIFGAIKSEVSFANEMDVANVSKNEKPHQSQNRGLQQGSHSYVTDARDLNLLTADLSINDDDSAMWKVGKSMDNKPQSLDLGFKDSESNALESRLSESNSFSPSSWPLKTTGMSSFNRNMGNTRSGSTRILSTQCRGGDQAFSTQGPSHGLGGSSERIPALKPSEQPTPVSGHFIFDLPFLKTRLDQINSLGQNRFSQHGSGMQGPFPNRTGETYNDSRPHSSLNTQHANLALQL